One genomic segment of Helianthus annuus cultivar XRQ/B chromosome 14, HanXRQr2.0-SUNRISE, whole genome shotgun sequence includes these proteins:
- the LOC118486444 gene encoding uncharacterized protein LOC118486444: MGRLDIQKDDDEWVDKLAEALPQQKWGTYLMIVKLMRKTESMNLAQFIQKIEGQELDIQKTAIMTNPNAKQDVSLYYRGNKFKATPSQSPKISTAFSAVGSTSPNESATTQSGGSTSSFSSFDPNSNTSSPQKQNTTNLQCNVTLNIQNGQHLSPEVAKQHMASLVAMLESYESLIAGRIGNPMLTKEDYDQIDAEELELMDVKWCLASACRSAEKFQQITGRDEFRGMATSPLGFDKSKVTCFRCKGKGHFKRECKNQESTGSQEKSNYYQKSIFHQIGQQPQQKEPQTAHRKMIEEANRKAYFGILDQSDEVVAQGFRWDKYIPSGTNPDLALVTRILDQNEDCQKRIPIFPDLGSDVDTDDEEEYLNKCRKSIDPDSFNFFYADKVEMLNQKKIARLQKELEAA, encoded by the coding sequence atgggaagattggatattcagaaagatgatgatgagtgggttgataagTTAGCAGAGGCATTACCTCAacagaagtggggaacttatctgatgatcGTTAAACTCATGAGAAAAACCGAGAGTATGAActtggctcagtttattcagaagATTGAGGGACAAgagttggatattcaaaagacagcgATCATGACAAATCCCAATGCCaagcaagatgtcagtctgtactatcgagggaacaaATTTAAGgccactcccagtcaaagtccaaagattagtaccgCATTCAGTGCTGTTGGTTCTACAAGTCCAAATGAAAGtgctacaactcaaagtggtggatctacttcatctttctcaagctttgatccaaacagcaacacatCTAGTCCTCAGAAGCAAAATACTACAAATCTGCAGTGTAATGTGAccttgaacattcagaatggtcaacatctttctcctgaggtggcaaagcaacacatggcatctcttgtcgccatgttagagtcgtatgaaagtttgattgctggaagaattggtaatccgatgctcacaaaggaagattacgaccaaatcgatgcagaagagcttgagctgatggatgtaaagtggtgcttagctagtgcctgcaggagtgctgaaaaatttcaacagattacaggaagagatgaaTTTAGAGGGATGGCTacttctccacttggttttgacaagtcaaaggttacctgttttcgatgtaaaggaaaaggtcactttaaacgggagtgtaaaaaccaagagtcaactggaagtcaagaaaagagcaattattatcagaaatcaatctttcatcagatCGGTCAACAACCCCAACAAAAggaaccacaaactgctcatcggaaaatgattgaagaagctaataggaaagcttattttggCATATTAGATCAAAGTGATGAGGTTGTTGCACAGGGTTTTAGgtgggacaagtatatacctagtggaactaaTCCTGatttggcacttgttaccaggattttggatcaaaatgaggattgtcagaaaaggattccgatatttccagatcttggaagtgatgttgacacggatgatgaggaagagtatcttaacaaatgtagaaaaagcattgatcctgacagttttaattttttctatgcagataaagttgagatgctgaatcagaagaagattgctcgattgcagaaagagctagaagcagcatag